One window of Manihot esculenta cultivar AM560-2 chromosome 17, M.esculenta_v8, whole genome shotgun sequence genomic DNA carries:
- the LOC110605014 gene encoding protein BREVIS RADIX isoform X1, protein MFTCIACTKPVAEDGEDGARGSGTPSTKEAVKSLTAQIKDMALKFSGRQCKPCTGSSSFKKGQRPYPDFDMASEGVPYPYLGGGSSSSTPAWDFTSTGHHRGTRGDSRFSGMFSGDQTPGRAESISAQSCDVVLEDEDEPKEWMAQVEPGVHITFVSLPNGGNDLKRIRFSREMFNKWQAQRWWGENFDRIMELYNVQRFNRQALHTPPRSEDEQRDSSYSRMGSARESPMAPSYTPRSHYKPSGSKGYFPSDAMEQVGTQHYHAGSSGYGIGGPKAEASSMEASRTTTSSRDEPSISVSNASEIESEWIEEDEPGVYITIRQLADGTRELRRVRFSREKFGEVHAKLWWEENRDRIQNQYL, encoded by the exons atgtttACATGCATAGCGTGCACAAAACCGGTGGCAGAAGACGGAGAAGACGGAGCGCGTGGGAGTGGAACGCCAAGTACAAAAGAAGCCGTCAAAAGCCTGACGGCGCAG ATCAAGGACATGGCATTGAAATTTTCTGGTCGTCAATGCAAGCCCTGCACAGGCTCCAGCAGTTTCAAGAAAGGACAGAGACCTTACCCTGACTTTGATATGGCTTCTGAAGGGGTTCCATACCCGTATTTAGGAGGTGGAAGCTCAAGCTCAACACCAGCATGGGATTTTACAAGTACTGGTCACCATCGGGGCACGAGAGGTGACTCGAGATTTAGTGGAATGTTTAGTGGTGATCAGACTCCTGGGAGAGCAGAGTCTATCTCAGCACAGTCTTGTGATGTGGTGCTAGAGGATGAGGATGAACCCAAGGAGTGGATGGCACAGGTGGAGCCTGGAGTTCATATTACTTTTGTGTCTCTTCCTAATGGGGGAAATGATCTAAAGCGTATTCGCTTCAG TCGAGAGATGTTCAACAAGTGGCAAGCGCAGCGATGGTGGGGTGAGAATTTTGACAGGATCATGGAGCTTTACAATGTCCAGAGATTTAATCGTCAAGCTCTTCATACTCCTCCGAGGTCTGAGGATGAG CAGAGGGATTCTTCATACTCGAGGATGGGATCTGCAAGGGAAAGCCCCATGGCTCCATCATATACACCAAGAAGTCACTATAAACCATCTGGAAGTAAAGGGTATTTCCCATCTGATGCTATGGAGCAAGTTGGCACACAACATTACCACGCTGGTTCAAGCGGTTACGGCATAGGCGGCCCAAAAGCCGAGGCATCTTCTATGGAAGCATCACGGACAACCACATCCTCCAGAGATGAACCTTCTATTTCTGTTAGTAATGCTAGTGAGATAGAGTCAGAATGGATTGAAGAAGATGAGCCTGGAGTTTACATTACTATCAGACAATTAGCTGATGGGACTAGAGAGCTCCGGCGAGTCAGATTCAG CCGAGAAAAGTTTGGGGAAGTGCATGCAAAGCTGTGGTGGGAAGAGAACAGAGACAGAATACAAAATCAATACCTATAA
- the LOC110605014 gene encoding protein BREVIS RADIX isoform X2, giving the protein MFTCIACTKPVAEDGEDGARGSGTPSTKEAVKSLTAQIKDMALKFSGRQCKPCTGSSSFKKGQRPYPDFDMASEGVPYPYLGGGSSSSTPAWDFTSTGHHRGTRGDSRFSGMFSGDQTPGRAESISAQSCDVVLEDEDEPKEWMAQVEPGVHITFVSLPNGGNDLKRIRFSREMFNKWQAQRWWGENFDRIMELYNVQRFNRQALHTPPRSEDERDSSYSRMGSARESPMAPSYTPRSHYKPSGSKGYFPSDAMEQVGTQHYHAGSSGYGIGGPKAEASSMEASRTTTSSRDEPSISVSNASEIESEWIEEDEPGVYITIRQLADGTRELRRVRFSREKFGEVHAKLWWEENRDRIQNQYL; this is encoded by the exons atgtttACATGCATAGCGTGCACAAAACCGGTGGCAGAAGACGGAGAAGACGGAGCGCGTGGGAGTGGAACGCCAAGTACAAAAGAAGCCGTCAAAAGCCTGACGGCGCAG ATCAAGGACATGGCATTGAAATTTTCTGGTCGTCAATGCAAGCCCTGCACAGGCTCCAGCAGTTTCAAGAAAGGACAGAGACCTTACCCTGACTTTGATATGGCTTCTGAAGGGGTTCCATACCCGTATTTAGGAGGTGGAAGCTCAAGCTCAACACCAGCATGGGATTTTACAAGTACTGGTCACCATCGGGGCACGAGAGGTGACTCGAGATTTAGTGGAATGTTTAGTGGTGATCAGACTCCTGGGAGAGCAGAGTCTATCTCAGCACAGTCTTGTGATGTGGTGCTAGAGGATGAGGATGAACCCAAGGAGTGGATGGCACAGGTGGAGCCTGGAGTTCATATTACTTTTGTGTCTCTTCCTAATGGGGGAAATGATCTAAAGCGTATTCGCTTCAG TCGAGAGATGTTCAACAAGTGGCAAGCGCAGCGATGGTGGGGTGAGAATTTTGACAGGATCATGGAGCTTTACAATGTCCAGAGATTTAATCGTCAAGCTCTTCATACTCCTCCGAGGTCTGAGGATGAG AGGGATTCTTCATACTCGAGGATGGGATCTGCAAGGGAAAGCCCCATGGCTCCATCATATACACCAAGAAGTCACTATAAACCATCTGGAAGTAAAGGGTATTTCCCATCTGATGCTATGGAGCAAGTTGGCACACAACATTACCACGCTGGTTCAAGCGGTTACGGCATAGGCGGCCCAAAAGCCGAGGCATCTTCTATGGAAGCATCACGGACAACCACATCCTCCAGAGATGAACCTTCTATTTCTGTTAGTAATGCTAGTGAGATAGAGTCAGAATGGATTGAAGAAGATGAGCCTGGAGTTTACATTACTATCAGACAATTAGCTGATGGGACTAGAGAGCTCCGGCGAGTCAGATTCAG CCGAGAAAAGTTTGGGGAAGTGCATGCAAAGCTGTGGTGGGAAGAGAACAGAGACAGAATACAAAATCAATACCTATAA